The Panthera tigris isolate Pti1 chromosome A1, P.tigris_Pti1_mat1.1, whole genome shotgun sequence region CCCTGTTGTATTGCAGAATTCTACTTCTTAATAAATTTGTGATTTTCAAGGAGACGAATCTAATTCCACACTCCTACCCATTCACTAAATGGGCCAATTAGACTACGGTCAATTCATAATACTGGCATCTTCATCAACGTATGGTGaagaaaatccaattttaaagtgcagaaacttaaaaactttttaaagatgaCTGAAATGTAGAAACTATAATTATAGTTCTCATTCTCATCTCCAACCCCACTCAGAATTCAATCCTGGGTAAGTCAGAAGGTTATTACTAACATTTATAATGGTAGGACTTGAAGAACCTGTGGTCACATCCCCTGAATGAGTTGTGCTTTCGCCATTAGCTGCAGTCGCGACCAAAGCTTTTTTTTATCGGAATGCTTTTCAAACTAGGGTTTTCCGGTGCCCTCCTCGGCCAGGCCGGCTGGGCCCTACTGCCTGAGCCTAAGGCGTCCACTGTATGTGACGAATGTCTGCGTCTACAATGGCACTAGCTATGCCCAGCCGAGGGAGAACTGGGAGAGCAGTCACTCAAATAGTTTTGTGTAAGGCTCAAATCTGAGAGAGGCTGAACGCGAAAGTATGGAAATTAGCATTTCTCAAGCCGTGGAGGGGCGATTGTCCACGTCTGCAGCAAGCGTTAACCCTCTAACGAACATGCTGCACCCATTCATCTGAGAATGGGAATCACAGTCTTTTTCATCAGATGCTAGTGGGTCACTCTTTATGATATAGAACACCAAGTGCGTTTAGAGTGTGGCTCCAGAGGGATTGTCAGGAAATTGGAGTTCATTCATATAGAGAAAGGAATCAAGTTGGCAAGTGTTTGGTGTTTTGCTGAATAAGGGCTGACACTACTCAGTGGAAGTCGGAGGGTGAGAAGGACCAGGCTCAGCATGACTACCGTTCATCGGTCTATAAACAGAGACGAAGACAGGATAGCAGAGTGTGCAGTACAGAAAATTCTGCCGCCTTCCAGCCACAACCCACAGAGAAATAGCCCTGTCAGTGCAGCGATCTGCATGGGTGACAAATGAGGCGAACGCACATCTGAAATCAGCACATGCATTTACACAGGAAGTAAAACCCAGATACTTTTATTTACACTTTAGAAAGCAAACAGGCTGCCCACAAACAATGGTTAGGAAActctaagaggtttttttttgttgtttttttgtttttgtactcttaaaaaaatgtaggTCATTGATTCATCTGTATAAATCATTTTTCTGGCAAGAGTGGTTAACTTTTAACCTCCCATTCAAAAACTTCACAACTTCAAGTATTTGAAATGCACTTAAAATTTCCCCTGCTTTTATTTTGTATCGTACATTCTCGTAGCCATTAGCTGACTCCTGAGGTcgaagaatttcttttaaaagaaaatccaaatctTTACTAGTATGTAATGGGACAAATTAGCATTCTCTCAGTCACTATTCATCTTAATGGtactatttttccttcatttttcctgaaagaaagtcggggggggggcggggggatagGCATACCTGTACAATTCAGATCAAAGcacaaaatatcatttaaaaaataaatacctaaggCATACCTGCCACACTTGTATTTCAATTTCCTCAACTGTTTAAAAATTACCCCAAGTGTCGCTGCGTTTCTACCTGCTCTCTTACCAGCAGCCTCCGTGGCTCTCGCCTGCTGGATCTCCGCCCCTGGAGGGTACCTGCTCATCGTCACTCGTCACGAAGCGCACAGTGTGGAATCCTGGGCTTCCCAGGCAATTTCAGAAACTCAAATGACAGTCTATGGACTCGCTCTAGGTCTTTTTTTAGTGCAGTTTGGCAAATATCCCAAATGAAATTCAACTCTAAGTTAAAAGTATCAAACAGAGATAGTGCTAAGGGCATCTGTGACTTTGTGGGCTGCCCAGAGGCTCTGGGGAAGCGTAGGAATGGAAAACGCAATTGCCCCCCGGTAAAGACACCTGTCGCTTTACCACAACGGAACAGTTACCCACAGAGACGGCGGAGCCCAAGGCTGGACAGCAGCACCTGCAAAGGCGGCCCAGGTTGTTGGACTCTTGGGTGGCCGTGAACATCTTTCAAGGTCAACAGCCCCTGCACCCACgttgcccccacctccccatctcaGCAAGCACTGACGTTCTCCCCACTCTACCTCACAGTGTTAAGAACAGCAAGCATGGACACACAGAAACCTGCTCTCCTCCTCCTGATCTTCCCCTTCCGCCACTGCAGTGCCCTCTCCCTTCCAGGCTCTCTGTCTACCTGCAGACCGGAACTGCACTTCGGTTTTGGTTGCGAGAAGAAACGGTTATTACAAAGCTGTCTGGAGAGACGCCCGCTAGATGGCCAAGTCATTCGGTCTGGCCCGGCCGCCGCTGGACTTACTGGCCTTGCTCGACCGCCCGGGGTCTGCGGGGGGCAGAGGAGGCGCGAGCATCTCCACCTCGGGGCTCCCCGCCTGCTCCCCGTCCAGGTCGGGGGTCCCCGCCGATTTGCCGTCGTCGCCCAGGCTGCTGCCGGTCCCGTCCGCCAACGGGCCGGGGGCGCTGCCGCCCGCGCCTGCGTCCTGCGCCAGCTGCCCGGTGCTGCCCGCAGGGCTCGGGGAGGCAGAAGCGGACACCGGCGGGGAGGCCTTTCTCCCGGCCGTCTGCTGCTCGGCCTCCTGGTTGGCCCAGTTCTGCTCTGCCGCTAGCAGGTGGTGGTTGCCGTTGTGGAATCTGGCAGGGCGAGCCTTCTCGCGCGCCTCAGACGGGGCGGCCGTGCCGAGGTCGGTGGCCGGCGGAGGGGCCCCGGGGTAGCCCGCGGCGGTGGCCGGTCCCAGGGAAGAGGCGGAGTGCGTGTAGTAAGGCGGGAATCCGATGGTGACCGTGGGCAGGGCGGACGGGGAGGGGAGCGGCAGCGGGCTCACGCCGCCAGGCTTCGCGGCCCCCACCCTGGATTCGAGGGAGTCTGAGCGGTAGTGGTTGGTCATCCCCTGTTTGAGCTTCTTCCAGCCCAGGTGGTAGATCTCCAGCATGTTGAGTAGCAGCGACACGCAGGCCACTGCCAGCATGAAGATGATGAATATGGTCTTCTCCGTGGGCCTGGAGATGAAGCAGTCCACCGTGTTGGGGCAGGGCCACCGGTCACAGCGGTAGAGGGGCTTCAGCTCGAAGCCGTACAGAAAGTACTGGCCGGCGATGAAGCCCACTTCAAAGAGCGTCTTAAAGATGATGTTGAAGACATAGGTCCGCAGCAGGGCGCCGGCGATGCGGATCCGGCCCCGGTCGTCGCGCACCGGCGGCCGGTCCTTCTGGCCGTGGCCGCCGGGCCCGCAGCGCGCGGCCGGCCCGGGGTGCGGGCCGTCGGCCTTCGGCAGCTCCTCCTCGcgctccttcttcttctcctccatgCGCACGATGTGCAGCACGTGGCCCAGGTAGATGAGCGTGGGCGTGGACACGAAGATGATCTGCAGCACCCAGAAGCGGATGTGGGAGATGGGGAAGGCTTTGTCGTAGCAGACGTTCTCGCAGCCGGGCTGCTGCGTGTTACACGTGAAGTCCGACTGCTCGTCCCCCCAGACCTCCTCCGCCGCGGCGCCCAGCACCAGGATCCTGAAGATGAACAGGACCGTCAGCCAAACCTTGCCAATGACCGTGGAGTGCTCCTGCGCGTTCTCTAATAGTCTCCCCAGAAAGCTCCAGTCGCCCATTGCTTCAGCTTGCTAACCTGCAAGGGAACATCGCTGGTTAGTAGGAAGGAGGCcgcgg contains the following coding sequences:
- the GJA3 gene encoding gap junction alpha-3 protein — its product is MGDWSFLGRLLENAQEHSTVIGKVWLTVLFIFRILVLGAAAEEVWGDEQSDFTCNTQQPGCENVCYDKAFPISHIRFWVLQIIFVSTPTLIYLGHVLHIVRMEEKKKEREEELPKADGPHPGPAARCGPGGHGQKDRPPVRDDRGRIRIAGALLRTYVFNIIFKTLFEVGFIAGQYFLYGFELKPLYRCDRWPCPNTVDCFISRPTEKTIFIIFMLAVACVSLLLNMLEIYHLGWKKLKQGMTNHYRSDSLESRVGAAKPGGVSPLPLPSPSALPTVTIGFPPYYTHSASSLGPATAAGYPGAPPPATDLGTAAPSEAREKARPARFHNGNHHLLAAEQNWANQEAEQQTAGRKASPPVSASASPSPAGSTGQLAQDAGAGGSAPGPLADGTGSSLGDDGKSAGTPDLDGEQAGSPEVEMLAPPLPPADPGRSSKASKSSGGRARPNDLAI